Proteins encoded by one window of Cydia fagiglandana chromosome Z, ilCydFagi1.1, whole genome shotgun sequence:
- the LOC134679006 gene encoding proton-coupled amino acid transporter-like protein CG1139: MEEKTETVHLQPIAEPTKDGVPASFADDDDYDPHEHRQVNRPTNDFETLVHLLKCSLGTGILAMPQAFARSGLITGIISTVIVGALCTYCLHVLVRSQYELCKRLRVPLLTYPESMAAALSRGPPMLRVLARPSALAVDIFLVVYQLGICCVYIVFIAENIKAMVDDYYVMDVKLHMVIILGPLIAFNCIPNLKILAPFSTLANLITFVGLGIVLYFLLGTEKKSQTPLDLWGSFKTYPLFFGTILFALTAVGVVIALENNMKTPKSFGKPFGVLNVGMTFIVLLYIAVGAIGYVFCVEKCSDSVTLDLPQNSWVATSVKAMFSVAIFISYGLQCYVPVDVVWSGYLRPRLLQSHASQPKLVASEYALRIALCLLTFVFAVSIPRLGLFISLFGALCLSALGICFPALMEMCLSWADAAATGGGRLRRLKDWLLFIFGIIGLVVGTATALLAIVESF; this comes from the exons ATGGAGGAGAAGACAGAAACCGTACATTTGCAGCCGATAGCCGAGCCAACCAA AGATGGCGTCCCCGCCAGTTTTGCTGACGACGACGACTATGATCCGCACGAGCACCGACAAGTGAACAGGCCCACCAA TGACTTCGAGACGCTCGTGCACCTGCTGAAGTGCAGCTTGGGCACGGGCATCCTCGCCATGCCGCAGGCGTTCGCGCGCTCCGGTCTCATCACCGGCATCATATCCACCGTCATCGTCGGCGCGCTCTGCACCTACTGTTTACATGTTCTG GTGCGCTCCCAGTACGAGCTGTGCAAGCGCCTGCGGGTGCCGCTGCTGACGTACCCGGAGTCTATGGCGGCGGCGCTGTCGCGCGGGCCGCCCATGCTGCGCGTGCTGGCCCGCCCCTCGGCGCTCGCTGTCGACATATTCCTCGTTGTCTACCAGCTTGGAATCTGCTGCGTCTATATTGTCTTCATTGCGGAAAATATTAAAGCG ATGGTCGATGATTACTATGTGATGGACGTGAAACTCCACATGGTTATTATCCTGGGACCGTTGATCGCATTCAACTGTATCCCCAATTTGAAGATCCTGGCGCCATTCTCAACCCTAGCAAATCTAATCACTTTCGTCGGCCTCGGTATTGTGCTGTACTTTTTACTGGGGACTGAGAAGAAATCACAAACGCCTTTGGACCTCTGGGGCTCCTTTAAGACATACCCTTTGTTTTTCGGGACTATTCTGTTTGCGCTTACTGCTGTGGGGGTT GTGATCGCATTGGAGAACAACATGAAAACGCCCAAGTCTTTCGGGAAGCCGTTCGGCGTGCTCAACGTGGGCATGACGTTTATCGTGCTGCTTTACATCGCCGTCGGCGCCATCGGCTACGTGTTCTGCGTTGAGAAGTGCAGCGACTCCGTCACGCTTGATCTTCCTCAGAACTCATG GGTTGCGACGAGCGTGAAAGCGATGTTCTCGGTGGCCATTTTCATAAGCTACGGGCTGCAGTGTTACGTGCCGGTGGACGTGGTGTGGAGCGGCTACCTGCGCCCGCGGCTTCTACAGTCCCACGCGTCGCAGCCCAAACTTGTCGCGTCGGAATACGCCCTCCGGATCGCACTGTGCCTTCTCACGT TCGTGTTCGCGGTGTCAATCCCCCGACTGGGGTTGTTCATCTCGCTGTTCGGTGCGCTGTGTTTGTCGGCGCTGGGCATCTGCTTCCCGGCGCTGATGGAAATGTGCTTGTCGTGGGCGGACGCGGCCGCGACGGGCGGCGGACGCCTTCGTCGCCTCAAAGATTGGCTGCTGTTCATCTTCGGCATCATCGGCCTGGTTGTCGGCACCGCCACGGCGCTGCTCGCCATTGTGGAATCATTCTAG